The following proteins are encoded in a genomic region of Dokdonia donghaensis DSW-1:
- a CDS encoding efflux RND transporter periplasmic adaptor subunit has protein sequence MKKYITLAILSIALASCGGDSNEKSVEALLESGSVEELQAKQEALKADVAATNDQLAQIEKVLEEKNPRDKKEVLITTMTVKDTLFNHFIEVQGNVETKQNVLIYPEYQGTLSRVVVKEGQRVRKGQTLARIDDGGLSSQVAQMESQLALAKTTFERQQRLWDQKIGSEIQYLQAKTQYESSQNMVSQIKSQLGKTTVTAPFSGVIDEVITDQGTVVAPGMALFRIVNLDNMYVAAEIPESYLPTVTAGKKVKVEFPVLGESVETTVRQTGNYIKPSNRSFAIEVDVPNKDGKVKPNLTARLSINDYTAESAILIPLNVINENAAGEQFVYTAFAKADEMVAQQKIITTGKSQGPNIEVLSGLEVGDKIIVEGARSVKDNQPVKILTY, from the coding sequence ATGAAAAAATATATCACACTTGCCATCTTAAGTATCGCGCTAGCCTCTTGCGGTGGAGACAGTAACGAGAAATCTGTAGAAGCCCTTCTAGAGTCTGGATCTGTAGAGGAGTTACAGGCAAAACAAGAAGCACTTAAGGCAGATGTCGCAGCGACAAATGATCAACTAGCACAAATAGAAAAGGTGCTAGAAGAAAAGAACCCAAGAGATAAAAAAGAGGTTCTTATTACCACAATGACGGTAAAAGACACCTTGTTTAATCACTTTATAGAGGTGCAAGGTAATGTAGAGACTAAGCAAAATGTACTTATCTACCCAGAGTATCAAGGTACCTTATCTCGTGTAGTTGTAAAAGAAGGACAGCGCGTGCGTAAAGGGCAAACACTGGCTCGTATAGATGACGGTGGCCTAAGCAGTCAAGTAGCACAAATGGAATCTCAACTAGCACTTGCAAAAACTACTTTTGAGCGCCAGCAACGTCTTTGGGATCAAAAAATAGGGTCAGAAATACAATACCTACAGGCAAAAACACAATATGAGTCATCACAAAATATGGTGAGCCAGATTAAAAGTCAGCTGGGTAAAACAACGGTTACAGCTCCTTTTTCTGGAGTAATAGATGAGGTGATTACAGACCAAGGTACAGTGGTTGCTCCAGGTATGGCATTATTCAGAATCGTAAATCTGGATAATATGTATGTAGCAGCAGAGATTCCAGAAAGCTACCTGCCTACAGTAACTGCAGGTAAAAAGGTAAAAGTAGAGTTTCCAGTACTAGGAGAGTCTGTAGAGACTACCGTGCGCCAGACGGGTAATTATATCAAGCCATCAAACAGAAGTTTTGCAATAGAAGTAGATGTTCCTAATAAGGATGGAAAGGTAAAACCTAATCTTACAGCGAGACTTTCTATCAACGATTACACAGCAGAAAGTGCAATTTTAATCCCTCTCAATGTGATTAATGAAAATGCAGCTGGTGAGCAATTTGTGTATACCGCTTTCGCGAAAGCGGACGAAATGGTAGCACAGCAAAAAATCATCACTACAGGTAAATCACAAGGACCTAACATAGAAGTACTATCTGGTCTAGAAGTGGGAGATAAAATCATTGTAGAAGGTGCGAGATCTGTAAAAGATAACCAGCCAGTAAAAATCTTAACATACTAA
- a CDS encoding TolC family protein — translation MIQRLYIAVMFLASVGVTAQTRSFTVEEAVTFALDSNYTAINSRRDIAKAIKQKWETTASGLPQVSASLDYNYQIKQPTQLIPAEFTGGEPGTFIPVVFGTQQNATATATLSQLIFDGSYLVGLQAAKTFLDYSKNANEKTQLEVRKGVINAYGGVLLAQESVAILDRNIANLEDNLKETKLIFENGFAEEEDVEQLQITYLSLQNQRANAKRMVVIAKQMFNLAIGVGVDEETVLKDSLESLAVPALGLLNDTVNIEQNVNYKIVNNLNEQRALELKLEKSKALPTLGAFINVGTFAGRNEFNFFDSDEKWFAQSITGFTLNIPIFSSGMRNARTAQAEIALDQAATQREETEQQIKLAYASAKSDHELAIDNYNTALENIKLAERIENKNQVKFREGLSTSFDLRQAQTQLYQVQQELIQAMLQIVTTKAELETILNVPNYTNN, via the coding sequence ATGATACAGAGATTATATATAGCTGTAATGTTTCTTGCTAGTGTAGGCGTGACCGCACAGACTAGAAGTTTTACTGTAGAAGAGGCTGTGACTTTTGCTCTAGATAGCAACTACACAGCAATAAATAGCCGTCGTGATATCGCAAAGGCAATAAAGCAAAAGTGGGAGACCACAGCGAGTGGGTTACCACAGGTAAGCGCAAGTCTAGATTATAATTATCAAATCAAGCAGCCTACACAGCTTATACCAGCCGAGTTTACTGGAGGAGAGCCAGGTACTTTTATACCCGTAGTTTTTGGAACACAGCAAAATGCTACTGCGACCGCTACATTGAGTCAGCTTATTTTTGATGGTTCATACCTTGTAGGGCTACAAGCTGCAAAGACCTTTCTAGATTATTCTAAAAATGCAAATGAAAAAACACAACTCGAAGTACGCAAAGGAGTTATAAATGCTTATGGCGGTGTGTTACTTGCACAAGAAAGTGTAGCAATTTTAGATAGAAACATTGCAAACCTAGAAGATAACCTTAAGGAAACAAAACTCATTTTTGAAAATGGTTTTGCAGAAGAGGAAGATGTAGAGCAGCTACAAATCACTTATTTATCGCTTCAAAATCAGCGTGCAAATGCAAAGCGTATGGTGGTGATTGCAAAGCAAATGTTTAACCTCGCAATAGGTGTAGGGGTAGATGAGGAGACAGTTCTTAAAGATAGCTTAGAGTCACTTGCTGTTCCAGCACTAGGATTACTTAATGATACGGTTAACATTGAGCAAAATGTAAACTATAAGATTGTAAATAATCTTAATGAGCAAAGAGCACTAGAGCTCAAGCTAGAAAAGAGCAAGGCCTTACCTACACTAGGAGCATTTATAAACGTAGGAACCTTTGCAGGACGTAACGAGTTTAACTTTTTTGATAGTGATGAGAAGTGGTTTGCACAGTCTATCACAGGTTTTACACTCAACATCCCTATTTTCAGTTCTGGTATGCGTAATGCAAGAACAGCGCAAGCAGAGATTGCGCTAGATCAAGCAGCAACACAAAGAGAGGAGACAGAGCAACAGATAAAACTTGCTTATGCATCTGCAAAAAGTGATCACGAGCTTGCGATAGATAACTACAACACCGCGCTAGAAAACATCAAACTTGCAGAGCGCATTGAAAATAAAAACCAAGTAAAGTTTAGAGAAGGGCTTAGTACGAGTTTTGATTTAAGACAAGCACAAACGCAGCTTTACCAAGTACAGCAAGAATTAATACAGGCAATGCTACAAATTGTAACCACAAAAGCAGAGTTAGAGACTATTCTTAATGTACCTAACTATACAAACAACTAG
- a CDS encoding TetR/AcrR family transcriptional regulator, with protein sequence MKEQLLKTATELFLNQGFKSITMDDIAREMGMSKKTVYSYYENKEAIVSACALHIFTSVCGGIDGICAREMNPIEELYDIKKYVLEHINGERTSSMYQLQKYYPKIHQELRKSQYDYMQSCVTTNVLRGIEQGLFISEISVPFVVNIYFTGMTGIKDETIFPRSAFPVGDLHDMYLEYHIRGIVTPKGRKILNKLIKSNHN encoded by the coding sequence ATGAAAGAACAATTATTAAAAACTGCCACTGAACTGTTTTTAAATCAAGGATTTAAGAGCATTACTATGGATGATATTGCCCGTGAGATGGGAATGTCTAAAAAGACGGTGTACAGCTATTATGAAAATAAAGAGGCTATTGTCTCTGCCTGTGCTTTACACATATTTACTTCTGTGTGTGGAGGTATAGATGGGATATGCGCGCGTGAGATGAATCCTATAGAAGAGCTTTATGATATTAAAAAATATGTTCTTGAGCATATAAATGGTGAGCGTACCTCTTCTATGTATCAACTCCAAAAATACTATCCAAAAATACATCAAGAATTACGCAAGAGTCAGTACGACTATATGCAAAGCTGTGTGACTACAAATGTACTTAGAGGTATAGAGCAAGGACTTTTTATTAGCGAAATAAGTGTGCCGTTTGTGGTAAACATTTACTTCACCGGTATGACAGGTATTAAAGATGAGACGATTTTCCCTAGATCTGCTTTTCCTGTAGGAGACTTACACGATATGTATTTAGAGTATCACATACGCGGTATTGTAACCCCTAAGGGTAGAAAAATTTTAAATAAACTTATTAAATCTAACCATAACTAA
- a CDS encoding polyprenyl synthetase family protein — MHSIPEYTSIFLEYLNKHALEKEPKNLYEPINYILQLGGKRLRPVLTLMACELFEKDYKDALDAALAVEIFHNFSLVHDDIMDDAPLRRGEETVHEKWDINTGILSGDAMLIRAYQLFENYEGATFKELAKLFSKTAIEVCEGQQYDVDFETRDDVTIPEYMKMIEYKTAVLVGAALKMGAIVAGASKSCQEGIYNYGRDLGLAFQLQDDYLDAFGDPESFGKQVGGDIIENKKTFLYLTALANSNKDDAQQLEHFFSISPADPTDKIETVKQQFLDSGAAKATEEEIAKYTQKAFTALDNVDISEDKKETLRLFGQGLMKRTY, encoded by the coding sequence ATGCACAGCATACCAGAATACACATCTATATTTTTAGAATATCTCAACAAGCACGCACTAGAGAAAGAGCCTAAAAATCTTTATGAGCCTATTAATTACATCTTACAACTAGGTGGTAAAAGATTGCGTCCAGTACTTACACTTATGGCGTGTGAGCTTTTTGAAAAAGATTATAAGGATGCACTAGATGCAGCGCTGGCAGTAGAGATTTTTCATAACTTCTCTCTAGTGCACGATGATATTATGGATGATGCACCCTTGAGACGCGGGGAAGAAACGGTGCACGAGAAGTGGGATATTAACACAGGTATTCTTTCTGGTGATGCAATGCTTATACGTGCCTACCAGCTTTTTGAAAATTATGAGGGAGCCACCTTTAAGGAGCTGGCAAAACTATTTTCAAAAACAGCAATAGAGGTTTGTGAGGGACAACAGTATGATGTAGATTTTGAGACGCGTGACGATGTGACTATCCCAGAATATATGAAGATGATTGAGTATAAAACTGCTGTTCTCGTAGGTGCTGCACTTAAAATGGGAGCTATTGTAGCTGGCGCATCAAAGAGTTGTCAAGAAGGTATTTATAACTACGGCCGTGATCTTGGACTGGCTTTTCAACTACAAGATGATTATCTAGATGCCTTTGGCGATCCAGAGAGTTTTGGAAAGCAAGTAGGTGGCGATATTATAGAAAACAAAAAAACATTTTTATACCTCACTGCCCTAGCAAATTCAAACAAGGATGATGCACAACAGCTAGAGCACTTTTTCTCTATCTCACCGGCAGACCCTACAGATAAAATAGAGACGGTAAAGCAACAGTTTCTGGACTCAGGCGCCGCAAAAGCAACCGAAGAAGAAATAGCTAAGTATACTCAAAAAGCGTTTACCGCACTTGATAATGTAGACATCTCAGAAGATAAAAAGGAAACGCTCAGGCTTTTTGGGCAAGGGCTTATGAAGCGCACATATTAG
- a CDS encoding CotH kinase family protein — protein MKYFLFILLAAVSLSSCAQTTWHSEQLAIDDSLQIAVIQIPKNRKLSQTEVFSLGNDSYTLTLHSTDSIYSTAHTLKLNNNTYKAYITSLPLITINASQEIVNEPKRMCRIGYADEEITFTSYAGIELRGSSSLVFKKKTYDLNFYKDSLGFENQDYKLAGMRSDDDWILDGLYNEPLRMRSFISLNLWNEIYTPHYLDKEPKAKAGATAAYSEVFINGRYKGLFLLQEQVDRKLVKIKKNKGDTARGEIFQGARYLGASSFDSIPPAKNFLASWGGYDIKYPSPTNAPWDNVYPFTDFVVNSDDDAFAKAISKQFVLDNAIDYFLYINALRAPDNLGKNLYLIRYDAGAPYFYAPWDLDGTLGTIYSGKRINTTNDFLSNGLLRRLIATDADDFIARFQARWLTLRQGVLSEEQLLKKQMDTYKSLKEQKVYEREALVWDTFIYEEEGITYMQEWTKKRLAFLDKYISDLK, from the coding sequence GTGAAGTATTTTCTATTTATTTTATTAGCCGCAGTGAGCCTCTCTAGCTGTGCTCAAACTACCTGGCATAGTGAGCAACTTGCTATAGATGACTCGTTACAGATTGCCGTCATACAGATACCAAAAAATAGAAAGCTATCACAAACGGAGGTTTTCTCCCTGGGCAATGATTCATACACACTTACCCTTCATAGCACAGACTCTATATATAGTACAGCCCACACCCTCAAGCTTAATAACAATACCTATAAAGCTTACATAACATCCCTACCGCTTATTACTATAAACGCCTCGCAAGAAATTGTAAATGAGCCTAAACGTATGTGTCGCATTGGGTATGCAGATGAGGAAATCACATTTACAAGTTATGCCGGTATTGAGCTACGAGGTAGCAGTTCGCTTGTTTTTAAGAAGAAAACCTATGACCTCAACTTTTATAAAGACAGTCTAGGTTTTGAAAATCAAGACTACAAGCTGGCTGGAATGCGCTCTGATGATGATTGGATTCTGGATGGACTTTATAACGAGCCCTTACGTATGCGCTCTTTTATCTCACTTAATCTCTGGAATGAGATCTACACACCGCATTATCTAGATAAAGAGCCTAAGGCAAAGGCTGGTGCGACCGCGGCTTATAGCGAGGTGTTTATAAATGGTCGCTACAAAGGTCTTTTCTTACTGCAGGAGCAGGTAGATCGCAAGCTAGTTAAGATAAAGAAAAACAAAGGCGATACCGCACGTGGTGAGATCTTTCAAGGGGCACGCTACCTTGGGGCCAGTTCCTTTGATTCTATACCTCCTGCAAAGAATTTTTTAGCCAGCTGGGGTGGTTATGATATAAAGTACCCATCGCCTACTAATGCGCCTTGGGACAATGTATATCCTTTTACAGACTTTGTGGTTAATAGTGATGATGACGCTTTCGCGAAAGCGATCTCAAAACAATTTGTACTTGATAATGCTATAGATTACTTCTTATATATAAATGCCCTACGAGCACCAGATAATCTAGGGAAAAACCTCTACCTAATACGTTATGATGCCGGAGCTCCTTACTTTTATGCTCCTTGGGATTTGGACGGAACACTAGGCACCATTTACAGCGGAAAGCGTATAAATACCACAAATGACTTTTTAAGCAACGGACTATTAAGAAGGCTTATCGCCACAGATGCAGATGATTTTATTGCACGTTTTCAAGCGCGATGGCTCACCTTACGACAAGGGGTTTTAAGCGAAGAGCAGTTGCTCAAAAAACAAATGGATACCTATAAGTCACTAAAAGAACAGAAGGTTTACGAGAGAGAAGCGCTCGTATGGGACACGTTTATTTATGAGGAAGAAGGTATTACGTATATGCAAGAATGGACAAAAAAAAGACTTGCCTTTTTGGACAAATACATTAGTGATTTAAAATAA
- the folK gene encoding 2-amino-4-hydroxy-6-hydroxymethyldihydropteridine diphosphokinase — protein MHTIYLSLGSNQGNTYEALNNAIQLLFERVGRVRKISPVYQSPAWGFDGADFHNCAVKMETSLSASKLLDATQAIEKLLGRDKTEGEGYQSRYIDIDILLYDDVVKKKERLTIPHEHMLKRRFVLQPLVDISAEDVAPVFNKSFTELLEDCEDDSILTKQAKWLKKPQDSIDLGGYNYIAIEGNIGAGKTSLATMISEEFNAKLILERFKDNAFLPKFYKDPDRFAFPLEMSFLADRYQQLLDDIGQFDLFKDFMCADYDRYKSLIFAQVTLQEEEYVLYKRLHEMMYKDMPQPDLYVYLYQNTERLLKNIKKRGRSYEKSIAPEYLEKINQGYLDFIKGQHNLNVKIIDISDLDFVKNREDFLKVINSFTA, from the coding sequence TTGCATACTATATACTTATCATTAGGCAGTAATCAAGGTAATACGTACGAGGCACTCAATAATGCAATTCAATTGCTTTTTGAGCGTGTAGGTCGTGTGCGCAAAATCTCACCAGTGTATCAAAGCCCAGCTTGGGGTTTTGATGGAGCAGATTTTCATAACTGTGCTGTAAAGATGGAAACATCACTATCTGCAAGTAAGCTCTTAGATGCAACGCAAGCTATAGAAAAGTTACTAGGCAGAGATAAAACAGAGGGAGAAGGATATCAATCACGATATATCGATATAGACATATTACTATATGACGATGTTGTAAAGAAAAAAGAGCGATTAACCATACCACACGAGCATATGCTCAAGCGTCGTTTTGTACTGCAACCGCTCGTAGATATAAGTGCAGAAGATGTAGCTCCTGTTTTTAATAAGTCATTTACAGAGCTGCTAGAAGACTGTGAAGATGATAGCATATTAACAAAGCAAGCAAAGTGGCTCAAGAAGCCACAAGACAGTATAGATCTAGGTGGTTACAATTATATAGCGATTGAAGGTAATATAGGCGCTGGTAAAACAAGTCTAGCTACAATGATCTCTGAGGAGTTTAATGCAAAGCTCATTTTAGAGCGATTTAAAGACAATGCATTTTTACCTAAATTTTACAAAGACCCAGATAGGTTTGCCTTCCCTCTAGAAATGTCTTTTCTAGCAGATCGCTATCAGCAATTGCTTGATGATATTGGTCAGTTTGATTTGTTTAAAGACTTTATGTGTGCAGATTATGATCGATATAAATCGCTCATCTTTGCACAAGTTACATTACAAGAAGAAGAGTATGTGCTGTACAAGCGTCTCCACGAGATGATGTATAAAGATATGCCACAACCAGACTTGTATGTGTATTTATATCAAAACACGGAGCGTTTGCTTAAAAATATAAAGAAGCGTGGCCGTAGTTATGAGAAAAGTATTGCTCCAGAGTATCTAGAAAAAATCAATCAAGGGTATCTAGATTTTATAAAGGGACAGCATAATCTTAATGTAAAGATTATAGACATCTCAGATCTTGATTTTGTAAAAAACCGCGAAGACTTTTTGAAGGTGATTAACTCTTTTACTGCTTAG
- a CDS encoding queuosine precursor transporter, which translates to MNQISSHLNSKDLQLAYRIYFTLGALFICALVVSNLIFQKFFSWDFFGIYTFEISVGILPYPITFLITDIVSEIYGRKKANQMVTAGIFASLFSLLIVYVAKVVPATSWSPVSDSLFTTVFGATALAVFASMMAYLLAQYVDIHIYHFWKRVTKGKHLWLRNNFSTFLSQFIDTASVLLLLCAFGLIEWNLFGGLLLGGFLFKILVAAFDTPFLYLGVWLFKKRFNLEEGEEIKLPV; encoded by the coding sequence ATGAATCAAATCTCTAGTCACTTAAATTCAAAGGACTTACAACTAGCCTATCGCATCTATTTTACACTAGGTGCTCTTTTTATATGTGCCCTGGTGGTATCTAACCTTATATTTCAAAAATTCTTTAGCTGGGACTTTTTTGGCATTTATACTTTTGAGATTTCTGTAGGAATACTTCCCTACCCTATCACCTTTCTTATTACCGATATTGTAAGCGAGATTTACGGAAGAAAAAAAGCAAACCAGATGGTCACTGCTGGCATTTTTGCCTCTCTCTTTTCGCTACTCATCGTTTATGTGGCAAAAGTCGTTCCTGCTACTAGCTGGTCGCCTGTAAGTGATAGTCTCTTTACCACCGTATTTGGCGCTACGGCGCTGGCGGTTTTCGCAAGTATGATGGCATACTTACTTGCGCAATATGTAGACATACACATTTATCATTTTTGGAAACGAGTAACCAAGGGCAAACACCTGTGGCTCAGAAATAACTTCTCCACCTTTTTATCACAATTTATAGATACGGCAAGTGTGCTTTTGCTCTTGTGCGCTTTTGGGTTAATAGAATGGAATTTATTTGGCGGACTATTACTAGGTGGATTCTTATTTAAAATTCTCGTAGCGGCATTCGACACACCGTTCCTTTATCTAGGTGTATGGCTATTTAAGAAGCGTTTTAATCTTGAAGAAGGAGAAGAAATTAAGCTTCCTGTATAA
- a CDS encoding AsmA-like C-terminal region-containing protein encodes MKKIFKIIGIVVLVLVIVLAVSPFLFRGKLEDLLKETINNNLNAQVEWSSLDLSLFRSFPDATVIVNDFTVINNAPFAGDKLASGKEIRIEMGVTQLFKNTADEPIAIDALSLLEANVHLQVDSLGNANYDIVKETPTTETTTEESSEPFVFNLQEYSLIDSKIIYDDRSTQTHLELTEVNHTGSGDFSAIESELDTKTHAVVSFDYGGTHYLDGHDLDLEAVIQMELEKQKYTFKENLAKINELPLEFNGFIELLEDGNLMDLSFKTPSSDFKNFLALIPKEYRANLDGVETSGDFRVSGIIKGKTTETSIPNLDIEIMSNNASFKYPDLPKRMNNINIDVKIKNDTGITELTYIEINDLRFKIDQDTFTAKGTLKNLMGNMLVNLDLDGALDLGNIDKVYPLNLDQPLQGRLVADVVTSFDMNAVEKQQYQNIKSAGNATLSDFTYSTPELPNPIAIQNADVSFKTGNIALNSFAATSGTSDINATGSIENLIPFVMSKEDLKGRFDVTSKVFNLDDFATTTATTTATTSGTIQASTSESDTAVQIPDFLDASVNFNAEKVIYDGLELTNTKGSVTIANEQASLSNLNSGIFGGAAGLSGSVTTRDGTPTFNMTVDLSSIDIDRSFKELEMLQGLAPIAKALQGALNTKIQLQGQLDDNFSPILSTISGDAFAEILTADVDADKMPLLNLLSQKLDFINLDDLKLDKLKTSLTFNDGQVAVKPFDFNVKGINVQVSGGHSFTNEMNYTLNLDLPAKYLGGDVSGLLSKLTDAEKESIHIDVPVSLSGNFTAPKVDLNLKAATTALTNQIIEIQKQRAKNKVEDKLTDVLGGLLGGNKSTPNTTETDSTTTDTQTPQNTTTTPKAEDAIKDVATGILGGLFGKKKTTKETVKDTVN; translated from the coding sequence ATGAAAAAGATATTTAAAATTATAGGCATAGTAGTTCTTGTACTTGTTATCGTGCTGGCTGTTTCTCCATTTTTGTTTAGAGGAAAACTAGAAGACCTCCTCAAGGAAACCATAAACAATAACCTCAACGCTCAAGTAGAATGGTCTTCTCTGGATCTAAGCCTCTTTAGGAGTTTTCCTGATGCTACGGTTATAGTAAATGACTTTACGGTAATAAACAACGCACCATTTGCTGGTGACAAACTTGCGAGTGGTAAAGAAATACGCATTGAGATGGGCGTTACCCAACTCTTTAAAAACACAGCAGATGAGCCTATTGCTATAGATGCACTATCACTTCTAGAAGCAAACGTACACTTACAAGTAGACTCCTTAGGCAATGCAAATTATGATATTGTAAAAGAGACGCCAACTACAGAGACTACTACTGAGGAGAGCTCAGAACCTTTTGTTTTTAATTTACAAGAGTATAGCCTCATAGACTCAAAAATAATTTATGACGACCGCTCTACACAAACCCACTTAGAACTTACAGAGGTAAACCATACTGGTTCTGGAGATTTTTCGGCTATTGAGAGTGAACTAGATACGAAGACCCACGCTGTAGTATCTTTTGATTATGGCGGCACACATTACTTAGACGGGCACGACCTAGACCTCGAGGCTGTTATACAAATGGAGCTAGAAAAACAGAAGTATACTTTTAAGGAAAACCTAGCCAAAATAAACGAACTCCCACTAGAGTTTAATGGTTTTATAGAGCTTCTTGAAGATGGCAATCTTATGGATTTATCATTTAAAACGCCTTCATCAGATTTTAAGAACTTTCTAGCCCTAATCCCTAAGGAATATAGAGCAAATCTCGATGGCGTGGAAACGAGTGGCGACTTTCGCGTAAGCGGAATTATAAAAGGGAAAACAACTGAGACTAGCATCCCAAATCTTGATATTGAGATTATGTCTAACAATGCTTCTTTTAAGTATCCAGACCTCCCTAAAAGGATGAACAACATCAACATAGATGTAAAAATTAAAAATGATACTGGTATTACAGAACTTACTTATATTGAGATAAACGACCTACGTTTTAAGATTGACCAAGACACCTTTACAGCAAAGGGAACGCTTAAAAACTTGATGGGTAATATGCTTGTTAATCTTGACCTAGATGGTGCGCTAGACTTAGGTAACATTGACAAAGTATACCCACTTAATCTAGACCAGCCACTACAAGGTAGACTGGTTGCAGATGTGGTGACGAGTTTTGATATGAACGCTGTCGAGAAGCAACAGTATCAAAATATAAAAAGCGCTGGTAATGCTACGCTTAGTGACTTCACTTACAGCACTCCAGAACTGCCAAATCCCATTGCTATACAAAATGCAGATGTGAGTTTTAAAACCGGTAATATTGCACTTAACTCATTTGCCGCAACAAGTGGAACTTCAGATATAAATGCAACGGGATCTATAGAAAACCTTATCCCTTTTGTGATGTCTAAGGAAGATTTAAAAGGTCGTTTTGACGTGACCTCAAAGGTGTTTAACCTCGATGATTTTGCAACCACGACTGCAACCACGACTGCAACTACATCTGGCACTATTCAAGCCAGTACAAGCGAAAGTGATACCGCTGTACAAATTCCAGATTTTCTAGACGCCTCTGTAAACTTTAATGCCGAAAAGGTGATTTATGATGGTCTGGAACTTACAAATACCAAGGGAAGCGTGACTATTGCAAATGAGCAGGCATCATTGAGTAATCTTAACTCTGGCATCTTTGGCGGTGCGGCGGGACTCTCTGGATCTGTCACCACACGTGATGGCACTCCTACTTTTAATATGACTGTAGACTTGAGCAGTATAGATATAGACCGCTCTTTTAAGGAGCTAGAGATGCTGCAAGGACTTGCTCCTATTGCAAAAGCGCTACAAGGCGCACTCAATACCAAGATACAATTGCAGGGACAGCTGGATGATAATTTTAGCCCTATACTTAGCACCATTTCTGGAGATGCCTTTGCAGAGATTTTGACCGCAGATGTTGATGCAGATAAAATGCCGCTTCTTAATCTCCTATCACAAAAACTTGATTTTATAAACCTTGATGACCTGAAACTAGACAAGCTCAAAACCAGCCTTACATTTAATGATGGTCAAGTGGCTGTAAAGCCTTTTGATTTTAACGTAAAAGGAATTAATGTACAGGTAAGCGGTGGGCATAGCTTTACAAATGAGATGAACTACACGCTCAACCTTGACCTCCCTGCAAAATATCTAGGTGGAGACGTGAGCGGCTTACTCTCAAAACTTACAGATGCCGAAAAAGAGAGTATCCATATAGACGTTCCTGTTTCCCTTTCGGGAAATTTTACTGCGCCTAAGGTAGACCTTAACTTAAAAGCAGCTACCACAGCACTTACTAACCAGATTATAGAGATCCAGAAGCAACGCGCAAAAAACAAAGTAGAAGATAAACTCACAGATGTGTTAGGAGGTCTATTAGGTGGCAACAAATCAACACCAAACACTACTGAGACAGATAGCACAACTACTGACACACAGACTCCTCAAAACACCACCACAACCCCAAAAGCCGAAGACGCCATTAAAGATGTTGCTACGGGAATACTTGGTGGTCTCTTTGGAAAAAAGAAAACAACAAAAGAAACGGTGAAGGATACGGTTAATTAA